Proteins encoded within one genomic window of Onychostoma macrolepis isolate SWU-2019 chromosome 11, ASM1243209v1, whole genome shotgun sequence:
- the LOC131549342 gene encoding protein disulfide isomerase CRELD1 has translation MLPSRMLFLSAVLCVALFHLISGQNCSEHCKACGGPEKDQCLQCHTGFILHDNLCVDIDECGTDLDRCPDNTYCFNTHGSYECKGCDKACVGCMGGGPARCRKCAAGYRSSGMRCVDIDECGEEILACPKVNMFCVNTEGSFHCQCAVGYTRRGNTCERSQKTASEEKGLFDDIQEDEIEVLQQMFFGVVLCALATLAAKGDLVFTSIFMGAVAAMAGYWLSDKSDRVIDSILKGR, from the exons ATGTTACCCTCACGGATGTTGTTCCTGTCTGCTGTGCTCTGCGTGGCCCTTTTTCATCTAATTTCGGGTCAGAACTGCTCAGAGCACTGTAAAGCATGCGGGGGCCCAGAGAAAGACCAGTGCCTTCAGTGCCACACCGGATTCATCCTGCATGACAACCTGTGCGTGG ATATTGATGAATGTGGTACTGATCTGGATCGGTGTCCCGACAACACATACTGCTTCAACACCCATGGCTCTTATGAATGCAAAG gatGTGATAAGGCCTGTGTTGGTTGTATGGGTGGAGGACCTGCCCGCTGTAGAAAATGTGCTGCTGGTTACAGATCATCAGGCATGAGATGTGTAG ATATAGACGAGTGCGGTGAGGAGATATTGGCCTGTCCTAAGGTCAATATGTTCTGTGTGAATACAGAGGGCTCTTTTCACTGTCAGTGTGCAGTGGGTTACACACGCAGAGGCAACACCTGTGAGAGGAGCCAGAAAACAG CGTCTGAAGAAAAGGGTCTTTTTGACGACATTCAGGAGGATGAAATCgaggttctgcagcagatgTTCTTCGGTGTTGTGCTGTGTGCATTGGCCACATTGGCGGCTAAAGGGGACTTGGTGTTCACCTCCATCTTTATGGGGGCAGTGGCAGCCATGGCCGGATACTGGCTCTCTGATAAGAGCGACCGAGTGATAGATTCCATCTTGAAGGGGAGATAA